Proteins encoded in a region of the Triticum dicoccoides isolate Atlit2015 ecotype Zavitan chromosome 3A, WEW_v2.0, whole genome shotgun sequence genome:
- the LOC119267161 gene encoding 7-deoxyloganetin glucosyltransferase-like, with amino-acid sequence MAAEMPPQPHAVCLPYPAQGHIAPMLNVAKLLHARGFHVTFVNSEYNHARLVRTRGAAAMAGGAGFRFATIPDGMQAPSSGEDDDVTQDIPSLCKSTTETCLGPFRRLLAELNAAGDRPPVTCVVSDLIMGFSMDAAKELGLPYVQLWTASTVSYLGYRHYRLLIDRGIAPLKDMNQLTDGYLDMPVEDVPGLRSMRLRDFPTFIRTTDLDEFMVRYAIKETERAAGATAVILNSFGDLEGEAVEAMEPLLGDGNGKPKVYTVGPLSLLAPRSTSSTIGSLSLWKEQEECLQWLQGKEPASVVYVNFGSIVVMTNEQLVEFAWGLANSGHHFMWVIRPDLVRGDSAVLPPEFLMETAGRRLMASWCPQQEVLDHPAVGAFLTHSGWNSTLESMCGGVPVISWPFFGDQQTNCRYQCKEWGVGMEIDNNVQRDAVTGLIAELMDGEKGKQMRKRAEEWQEKAIMAAKPGGSSHRNFDELVRDVLLPKTGDSAHGVARD; translated from the exons ATGGCCGCGGAGATGCCACCCCAGCCCCACGCCGTGTGCCTGCCGTACCCGGCGCAGGGCCACATCGCCCCCATGCTCAACGTCGCCAAGCTGCTCCACGCCCGCGGCTTCCACGTCACCTTCGTCAACTCCGAGTACAACCACGCCCGCCTCGTCCGCACGCGTGGCGCagccgccatggccggcggcgcggGCTTCCGCTTCGCCACCATCCCGGACGGCATGCAGGCGCCGTCCAGCGGCGAAGATGACGATGTCACCCAGGACATCCCGTCGCTCTGCAAGTCCACCACGGAGACCTGCCTCGGGCCcttccgccgcctcctcgccgagcTCAACGCGGCGGGGGACCGCCCTCCCGTCACCTGCGTCGTCTCTGACCTCATCATGGGCTTCTCCATGGACGCGGCCAAGGAGCTTGGCCTCCCCTACGTCCAGCTCTGGACGGCCAGTACTGTCAGCTACCTCGGGTACAGACATTACCGCCTCCTCATCGACCGTGGCATCGCCCCACTTAAAG ATATGAACCAGTTGACGGATGGATACCTTGACATGCCGGTGGAAGACGTCCCGGGCCTGAGGAGCATGAGGCTCAGGGACTTCCCGACCTTCATACGCACAACAGACCTGGATGAGTTCATGGTGCGTTACGCCATCAAGGAGACAGAGCGCGCAGCCGGCGCAACGGCCGTGATCCTCAACAGCTTCGGCGACCTAgagggcgaggcggtggaggccatGGAACCGCTCCTCGGCGACGGCAACGGCAAGCCCAAGGTGTACACGGTCGGCCCGCTGAGTCTGCTCGCGCCGCGCTCCACGAGCAGTACCATCGGTAGCCTCAGCCTGTGGAAGGAGCAGGAGGAGTGCCTCCAGTGGCTCCAAGGCAAGGAGCCCGCCTCCGTCGTGTACGTCAACTTCGGGAGCATCGTCGTCATGACCAACGAGCAACTGGTGGAGTTCGCGTGGGGGCTAGCCAACAGCGGCCATCACTTCATGTGGGTCATTCGCCCCGACCTCGTGAGGGGCGACTCCGCGGTGCTTCCCCCGGAGTTCTTGATGGAGACGGCGGGGCGCAGGCTCATGGCCTCCTGGTGCCCGCAGCAGGAGGTGCTGGACCATCCGGCGGTGGGCGCATTCCTGACGCACAGTGGCTGGAACTCGACACTGGAGAGCATGTGCGGCGGCGTGCCCGTCATCAGCTGGCCCTTCTTCGGCGACCAGCAGACCAACTGCAGGTACCAGTGCAAAGAGTGGGGCGTCGGCATGGAGATCGACAACAACGTCCAGCGCGATGCCGTCACGGGCCTCATCGCGGAGCTCATGGACGGGGAGAAGGGCAAGCAGATGAGGAAGAGGGCGGAGGAGTGGCAGGAGAAGGCTATCATGGCGGCCAAACCTGGCGGTTCGTCCCACCGCAATTTCGACGAGTTGGTTCGGGATGTACTCTTGCCCAAGACCGGCGACTCTGCACACGGTGTCGCGCGGGATTAA